One window of the Pseudochaenichthys georgianus chromosome 21, fPseGeo1.2, whole genome shotgun sequence genome contains the following:
- the cdca7a gene encoding cell division cycle-associated protein 7a yields the protein MPSTRSQKMAAQSPSTRMSLRSFRSVPLVPMETSSSDDSCDSFGSDGGFANTKSSLRSTRRMSEKPKVFEASSEEDTCSGFMDSMINNQMKAMKVNSPRRGRKSTILKVAMTFPTKKTGMKRPASEPLAQTKVQDSDSEEEDTFMSKRASNIKENKEMLAKLMAELNKVPGLLPRRMAMSASTTPRQAPRRSMGVPVPRRRNPERLSRPHTRSRTQVDGPPSPTLEEEPEDKFSLVRKSRFFEEGDELPRRRVFNGQKAIQHVVRPVDEITEAELQGICNNVREKVYNSSTGSTCHQCRQKTIDTKTNCRNPECVGVRGQFCGPCLRNRYGEEVQDALLNPEWECPPCRGICNCSFCRARDGRCATGVLVYLAKYHGYDNVHAYLKSLRKEMEESSD from the exons atgCCATCCACCCGCTCACAG AAAATGGCTGCCCAGTCTCCATCCACCAGGATGAGTCTGAGGAGCTTCCGCAGTGTCCCTCTGGTTCCCATGGAGACATCCTCTTCTGATGACAGCTGTGATAGCTTTGGCTCTGATGGAGGCTTTGCAAACACG AAGAGCAGCTTAAGATCCACGAGGAGGATGTCAGAGAAGCCAAAGGTGTTTGAGGCTTCATCAGAGGAGGATACATGCAGTGGGTTTATGGACAGCATGATCAACAACCAGATGAAAGCCATG AAAGTAAACTCTCCGAGACGTGGCCGCAAGTCCACCATCCTTAAGGTTGCCATGACATTCCCCACTAAGAAGACGGGCATGAAGAGGCCGGCGTCCGAACCACTCGCTCAAACCAAAGTACAGGACTCCGACTCCGAGGAGGAAGACACCTTCATGAGCAAGAGAGCCAGTAACATTAAGGAGAACAAAGAAATG ctGGCAAAGCTCATGGCAGAGCTGAACAAAGTACCTGGACTCCTCCCGAGGCGGATGGCCATGTCTGCTTCCACTACG CCTCGTCAGGCACCTCGTAGATCCATGGGGGTGCCAGTACCTCGTCGGAGAAACCCAGAGCGTTTGTCCCGCCCCCACACACGGTCCCGCACACAAGTGGACGGACCCCCCAGCCCAACTCTAGAGGAAGAGCCTGAGGACAAGTTCAGCCTGGTTCGCAAAAGCCGCTTCTTTGAGGAAGGTGATGAGCTA CCCCGCCGTCGTGTCTTCAACGGCCAGAAGGCCATCCAACATGTGGTGCGGCCTGTGGACGAGATCACAGAGGCGGAGCTGCAGGGCATCTGCAACAACGTGCGGGAGAAAGTGTACAATAGCTCCACC GGATCAACTTGCCACCAGTGCCGCCAGAAAACCATTGACACCAAAACCAACTGCCGCAATCCAGAGTGTGTGGGGGTGAGGGGTCAGTTCTGCGGCCCGTGTCTCCGTAACCGCTATGGAGAGGAGGTCCAAGACGCTCTGCTGAATCCA GAGTGGGAGTGCCCGCCATGCAGGGGGATCTGTAACTGCAGCTTTTGTCGGGCCAGAGACGGTCGCTGTGCTACGGGAGTGTTGGTGTACCTGGCTAAATATCATGGATATGATAATGTGCACGCCTATCTGAAAAG CTTGAGAAAGGAAATGGAAGAGAGCAGCGACTGA